The following DNA comes from Noviherbaspirillum sp. L7-7A.
GAGCGCCAGCAGCACCAGGAACGGCAGCAGCAATGCCGCCTCGATGGCGGCGGCGCCGCGCTGCAGGCAGACCGGCCGGCGCCTCATTCGAAAGCCTCTTTGCGCATGCTGGCAGCCACGCTGAATTGAAATGCCTCGCCCAGCATGGGCCTGAGCAGCGGCGTGGCGACCGGCCAGCGGCAGTCCAGGCGCAACAGCAGCATGCTGCCGCCCGCACCGAAGAGGCCGGCCGGCGGACTGGCGCCATCAGACGGCACCGTGATGCCATTGACATGCAGCACCGGGTGAACAAGGCCATACAGTCCCATCGATTGTTCGGCAATGCGGCCCATGACCAGGGCCTCGCGCATGGCGCCGCCCGCGCCGGTAACCGCCAGGCGCGCGCCTTCGCGCACGGCATGCTGCATGGTCAGGCTGACCCAGAACAGGATCGCCAGTTCCAGTATCGCGAAGAACAACAGCAGCACCACGGGCGCCACCAGCGCGAACTCCACCAGCGTGCCGCCGCGGCGGCGTTGCGGCCGGCGTGCAGCCAATGCAAGGGCAGCGCGGCTCATGATGCCGCCCCCGACAGCAGTGCCTGCCGCACCTGGATAGAGGCCGGGCCAAGCAGTACCAGCAGCAGCGACGGAAAGATGCAGAAGATCAGCGGGAACAGCAGCTTCAGGGCCAGCCTGGCCGCCCTTTCCTCGGCAAGCAGGCGGCGGCGCAGCCGCAACTCGGCCGCATGCTGGCGCAATGCGGCGGCCACGCCGGTGCCGAAGCGCTCGGCCTGCGCCAGCACCGCCGCCAGCGCCTGCAGTTCATGCAGGCCGGTGCGCTGCGCCATGGCACGCAAGGCCGCCTGCCGACCGGCGCCGGCCCGCAGTTCGAGCGAGACCTGCTCCAGTTCCGCCGCCAGCTCGGGCGCATGGAGCGCCATGTCGGCGCTGACCCGGGCAATTGCCGCGTCGATGCCCAGGCCCGCTTCCAGGCACACCACCAGCAGGTCCAGCAGGTCCGGAAAGGCATGCGCCAGTGCCCGCCGGCGCCGCCGGTCGCGCAGGCGCCGCAATAGGCCCGGGCCCGGGCCCGGCTCCCTGCGGCGGACCAGCGCCGCGCCGCCGGGCGCGGCTGTTTTCATCTTCCGCAAGCGGTAAGCAGCTGGACCGGGCAGCATGCGCCGGGCCAGCAGCAGGATGATGCCGAACACGGCGGCAAAGAGCGCCAGCATGGCGCCCGCGTGACCGGCGCCGCTCATGATGCGCTCCGCACCAGGACCCGCATCCACCCTACGCCCGCCACCAGCAGGGCCAGCGCCGTCAGCAGCAGGCTGCGGCCGGTTTCATCGGTCCAGAGCAGGCTCATGAACTGCGGATGCGCCAAGTGCAGGCCGGCCGCCAGCACGAAAGGCAGCAGCCCCAGTATCCATGCCGACAATCTGGCCTCGGCCGTATGCACGCGGATCTGGCCGCGCAGCTTCTGGCGTTCCCGCACCAGCGCGGCAATGCCGGCCAGCAGTTCGGTCAGGTTGCCGCCGGTGTCGCGCTGTATCAGCACCGCCACCACGAAGCAGCCGATATCGCCGCCGGGATTGCGCAGCGCCATCCGGCGCAGCGCGTCGGCCAGAGAGGCGCCGTATCCCACTTCATCGACCAGGATGCGAAACTCGTCCGCCAGCGGCGCCTCGGTATCGTCGGCCACCAGCCGCAGGGCGGAAGGCAGCGCATGGCCGGCGCGCAGCGCGCCGCACAGCAGGTCCAGCGCATCGGGCAGCTGCGCCTCCATGCGCGCCAGGCGCCGGCGCCGGCGGTGCAGCGCAAACAGCGAAGGCAGGCCGGCCAGGCCCAGCGTCAGCAGCAGGAAGGGCGCAACCTTGATGCGCATGCCAGCCTGCGCCAGCAGCTTCTCGACCGCGCCGGCAAAGGCAAAGCGCGACAGCCACTGGCGCAGCAGGCGGGCATCCGCCAGCCTGCCCTGCTTGATGATGGAGCCGCCCGGCTGCCGGCCTGGCGGGCCGGCATCGCGCAACCGCTCGCGCAGGCGGGTCGATGGCGGCATGGTGTCGTCCAGCATCGCCAGGCTGATGCGCAGCCCTTCAATGAGCATCAGCACTACCAGGAAGACCGTAAGGCCGAGGATCAGGGCGTCATTGCTCATGCCATCCCCCGCGGCGCCGCGGCAAACAGCGCGGCCGGCAAGGCCACGCCGCGGGCCTGCAGGCGTTCACAGAAGCGCGGATAGATTCCGGCGACCGCAAAGCTGCCTTCGACCGTGCCGCAGGCGGCCACGCCGGTCTGCCGGAATGCAAACACTTCCTGCATGGTCACCATATCGCCTTCCATGCCGGTGATTTCCTGGACGCTGGTTACGCGCCTGCGGCCATCCGACAGCCGTGCGACCTGTACCACCACGGTGAGTGCCGACGCGATCTGCTGCCGCGCCGCCCGCGGCGACAACTGCATGCCCGCCATGCCCAGCATGTTCTCCAGGCGCGTCAATGCATCGCGCGGGCTGTTGGCATGAATGGTGGCCATGGAGCCGTCATGCCCGGTGTTCATCGCCTGCAGCATGTCCACCGCTTCGGCGCCGCGCGCTTCGCCCATGATGATGCGGTCCGGCCGCATGCGCAGCGCATTGCGCATCAGCGCGCGCGGCGTGACCTCGCCGCAGCCTTCCACGCTGGGCGGGCGGGTTTCCAGCCGGACCACATGCGGCTGCCGCAGCTGCAGCTCGGCGGCGTCCTCGATGGTGACGATGCGCTCACCCTCATCGATGAAGCCGGACAGGATGTTGAGCAGCGTGGTCTTGCCGCTGCCGGTGCCGCCCGACACCAGCAGATTGATGCGCGCCCTGGCCAGGCCTTCCAGCACCTGCGCCATCGGCTCCGTCAGGCTGCCGCTGCGGCACAGCTCGGCCATGGTCAGCGGCATGACCGCAAAGCGCCGTATCGACAGGCAGGGGCCATCGATGGCCAGCGGCGGAATCACCACATTGACCCGCGAGCCGTCGGCCATGCGGGCATCGACCATCGGACTGGCCTCGTCGACCCGGCGGCCCACCCGCGACACGATCTTGTCGATGATCTTCATCAGGTGCGCATCATCCCGGAAATGCGCGGCGGTGCGTTCCAGCCGGCCATGGCGCTCGACATAGATGCGGCCGCTGCCATTGACCAGGATGTCCGACACCGCCGGGTCGGCCATCAGCGGCTCCAGCGGTCCCAGGCCGAACATCTCATGCTGGATGTCGCGCAGCAGCAGCCGCCGCTCGGCCTCGTTCAGGCCGGCATGGCCGGCTGTCAGCATGTCGTCGAGCAGTGCCCGCAACTGCGCCGATACCTCGGCCTGCGGCAGCGCTTCGAGCGCCCGCAGGTCTATCTGCTCCAGCAACTGGCGATGCAGGCGGGCCCGGAGCTCGTCATTGATGAGCGATACGCTGGCGGGCCCCTGAGCGAGCGGCAGGCCTGATTCGAGACGGTGACGCAATGACATCATGGGTCTCCTTTGCCTTCGTTGATTTCATCTGCTGCATGAAGCTGATCACCAGGCCGGCAATGCAGCCGGCCGCGGCACGGACTACACACCGCCACGCAACGCCTTGCTCAGCCCAAGCTGCGTTTCCATGTCGGCATCCAGCTTCTGCGCGCCACCGGCGCCTCCACGAACCCGGCGCTCCATTGCCTGAGCGCCCGGCTGACCGGGCTTCTGCCCGCCAGCCTGATGATGGGCACGCCCTGGTTCACCGACGCGGCGGCAGCCGCATAGTGATTCGGTATTGTCCGTGCCACCGCCATGCCCAGCGTCTGCTCGACTTCGGCGATGCTGATGTCGCCGCGTCTTTCATGGCGGTTCACGACCGGGCTGATCCGCCCGGCGCCGTAGCCAAGGCCGCCGAATACTTCCAGCAGGCGCCGGCCATCGCGAATGAAGGGCAAGGTGATCTGCAGCACCGGATAGATCAGGTCGGCCTGGTCGAGCGCCCGCAGGCTGCGCGCATCCAGGTTGCGGCCCACGTCCACCACCACATGGTCATAGCGGCTGCGCGCCAGCGCCAGCACCGATGCGAGATGGTCGGGCAGGATGTCGGCGGACTGCGCCGGGTCCTGCGCCGCCGCCAGCACCGAGAGCGGCCCCACCTCGGTCATGCTGGCCGCCAGGAAGGTTGCATCCAGCCGCTCATGCGAGCGCGCCAGGTCGGCCAGCGTGCGCACCGGTGCGCGGTCGGACAGGAACAGCAGGGCGTCGCCAAACTGCAGGTTGAAATCCAGCAGCGCCGTGCGGCTGCCCTGCGCCGCCAGCGCATAGGCCAGATTGGCGGCGAGGAAGGTGGCGCCGCTGCCGCCCTTGCAGGAAACGAAGGCCAGCAGCTTGCCCTGTGCGGCGCGCTGGCTGCTGCGCAGGCCGGCAATCCGCTCCAGCGCGGCGCGCAAATGCTGGCCATCCGGCGACAGCGGCAGCACCTCGCGCACGCCGGCACGCATGGCGGCCAGCAGGAACTCGGCATCCTGCCGCGCTGACAGCGCCAGTACCGGCAGGCCGGCGCAGGCCTGCAGCGGCAGCAGCACGTCCGAAGCAGCCCCGTCGCCCAGATCCGCCACGAGCACATCGGGCGCCGCCAGCGCCGCATGGGCTGCCTGGCTGGCCAGCGTGCCGGGATAGGCGCTGGCCTGGCTGCCAGCCGGCAGCAGCCCAAGCAGGCTTTCTATCTGCCGCGCGCCGGGCGCGATGACGGCGATCCGCAATCCGGTCATGGCGCCCTCACCTGCCATTGCCGCCACCGACGGCATTGAAGAACACGGTTGGCGCAGGCGCAGGCGCGGTGCTCTGGAATGACTGCCGGTAGCGTGACAGCGCGCCGCGCGCCGCCGCGCCGTCCATGCCGGCATCGCCGTCCGCATTGGCCGGCATGGAGGGCAGCGCCTGCTGTGCCATCAGATTGCGCACGCTGCTGCCGAAGCGGCTGTCAAGCTGCGGCGCCACTGGCGCGCAGGCGGCGCAGCACAGCAGCAGGGGAATCAGAAGACGCTTGTGCATGATCACTCCCTGGCGGGCTGGGCAGCCGGTGCGGCTTCCATCTTCCCGCCCAAAAAGAACTCGGCCCGGCTTGGCATGCGCAGGCCATCGGTAGGCAGCGGCGCATCGGCCTGCAGCGGCTGCACCAGCCGCGGCGTGACGATGAATACCAGCTCGCTGCGGTCGTTCTGGAAGTCGCTGCTGCGAAACAGCGCGCCGAGCACCGGCACCTCTCCCAGCATGGGCAAGGCCCGGATGTTCTGCGCCAGGCTGTCGCGGATCAGGCCGCCAATGGCAAGGCTTTGCCCGTCCTGGAGCTGCACCGTGGTGCTGGCGCGGCGGGTGGTCAACAGCGGCAGCACCGCATTGCCGCCGGTGCCGCGGGCCGACAGGCCAACGCCTTCGCGCGAGAGTTTGGACACCTCGGGCGACACCCGGATGTTGATGCGGCCGCCGCCCAGCACCGTGGGCGTGAAGCGCAGTCCCACGCCGAATTCCTTTTCTTCCAGCGTGACGGTGCCGCCATTGACGCTGTTCTGCGCCACAGGGATGAAGATGCGGCCGCCGGCCAGGAAGCTGCCTTCCTGGCCGCTCACGGCCATGATGGTGGGCTCGGCCAGGATGCGCACCAGGCCATCGCCCTTCTCCGCATCGAGGCTGATGAATTCGCCGCTGTTCTTCACCAGGCCCAGCGTGCCATTGGCCCCGGCGACGAACTGCGCCGCCAGCCTGGCCGACCAGTTGC
Coding sequences within:
- a CDS encoding TadE family protein, with protein sequence MSRAALALAARRPQRRRGGTLVEFALVAPVVLLLFFAILELAILFWVSLTMQHAVREGARLAVTGAGGAMREALVMGRIAEQSMGLYGLVHPVLHVNGITVPSDGASPPAGLFGAGGSMLLLRLDCRWPVATPLLRPMLGEAFQFSVAASMRKEAFE
- a CDS encoding type II secretion system F family protein is translated as MSGAGHAGAMLALFAAVFGIILLLARRMLPGPAAYRLRKMKTAAPGGAALVRRREPGPGPGLLRRLRDRRRRRALAHAFPDLLDLLVVCLEAGLGIDAAIARVSADMALHAPELAAELEQVSLELRAGAGRQAALRAMAQRTGLHELQALAAVLAQAERFGTGVAAALRQHAAELRLRRRLLAEERAARLALKLLFPLIFCIFPSLLLVLLGPASIQVRQALLSGAAS
- a CDS encoding type II secretion system F family protein gives rise to the protein MSNDALILGLTVFLVVLMLIEGLRISLAMLDDTMPPSTRLRERLRDAGPPGRQPGGSIIKQGRLADARLLRQWLSRFAFAGAVEKLLAQAGMRIKVAPFLLLTLGLAGLPSLFALHRRRRRLARMEAQLPDALDLLCGALRAGHALPSALRLVADDTEAPLADEFRILVDEVGYGASLADALRRMALRNPGGDIGCFVVAVLIQRDTGGNLTELLAGIAALVRERQKLRGQIRVHTAEARLSAWILGLLPFVLAAGLHLAHPQFMSLLWTDETGRSLLLTALALLVAGVGWMRVLVRSAS
- a CDS encoding CpaF family protein codes for the protein MSLRHRLESGLPLAQGPASVSLINDELRARLHRQLLEQIDLRALEALPQAEVSAQLRALLDDMLTAGHAGLNEAERRLLLRDIQHEMFGLGPLEPLMADPAVSDILVNGSGRIYVERHGRLERTAAHFRDDAHLMKIIDKIVSRVGRRVDEASPMVDARMADGSRVNVVIPPLAIDGPCLSIRRFAVMPLTMAELCRSGSLTEPMAQVLEGLARARINLLVSGGTGSGKTTLLNILSGFIDEGERIVTIEDAAELQLRQPHVVRLETRPPSVEGCGEVTPRALMRNALRMRPDRIIMGEARGAEAVDMLQAMNTGHDGSMATIHANSPRDALTRLENMLGMAGMQLSPRAARQQIASALTVVVQVARLSDGRRRVTSVQEITGMEGDMVTMQEVFAFRQTGVAACGTVEGSFAVAGIYPRFCERLQARGVALPAALFAAAPRGMA
- a CDS encoding AAA family ATPase; this encodes MTGLRIAVIAPGARQIESLLGLLPAGSQASAYPGTLASQAAHAALAAPDVLVADLGDGAASDVLLPLQACAGLPVLALSARQDAEFLLAAMRAGVREVLPLSPDGQHLRAALERIAGLRSSQRAAQGKLLAFVSCKGGSGATFLAANLAYALAAQGSRTALLDFNLQFGDALLFLSDRAPVRTLADLARSHERLDATFLAASMTEVGPLSVLAAAQDPAQSADILPDHLASVLALARSRYDHVVVDVGRNLDARSLRALDQADLIYPVLQITLPFIRDGRRLLEVFGGLGYGAGRISPVVNRHERRGDISIAEVEQTLGMAVARTIPNHYAAAAASVNQGVPIIRLAGRSPVSRALRQWSAGFVEAPVARRSWMPTWKRSLG
- a CDS encoding type II and III secretion system protein family protein, with translation MALLLAQPWALAAPVQPLQATSVQTQQPAPRMQAPPPCIGDIDTAAPLGVAQGKSLMLDLQHRGLPSPAWLRAVGDTDVLQLEPTASAAPRGMFFLFGKKVGATNLLFQNRDGRCGWVEVAVGIDAGAVEARLRQLLPQEAGIRVGAAADSLVLSGVASDAAAAEQALLVAEAYAQRGNAASQLPGATGNARVINLLSIASPQQVMLEVKVAEISRSMLEKLGIDAALGRSRGNWSARLAAQFVAGANGTLGLVKNSGEFISLDAEKGDGLVRILAEPTIMAVSGQEGSFLAGGRIFIPVAQNSVNGGTVTLEEKEFGVGLRFTPTVLGGGRINIRVSPEVSKLSREGVGLSARGTGGNAVLPLLTTRRASTTVQLQDGQSLAIGGLIRDSLAQNIRALPMLGEVPVLGALFRSSDFQNDRSELVFIVTPRLVQPLQADAPLPTDGLRMPSRAEFFLGGKMEAAPAAQPARE